One region of Rhizobium sp. WYJ-E13 genomic DNA includes:
- the glnT gene encoding type III glutamate--ammonia ligase gives MTLDLAAFAKDKGIKYFMISYTDLFSGQRAKLVPAQAIGGMQEEGAGFAGFATWLDMTPAHPDLFAVPDAASVIQLPWKKDVAWVAADCMMDGTLVAQAPRNVLKKLVGKAEAAGKRVKTGVEAEFFLITADGEQISDGRDTAEKPCYDQQAVMRRYDVIAEICDYMLELGWGAYQNDHEDANGQFEMNWEFDDALKTADKHSFFKFMVKSIAEKHGLRATFMPKPFKGLTGNGCHCHISVWDNDGKVNVFADRTAEFGLSAEGRHFLGGIMKHASALAAITNPTVNSYKRINAPRTTSGATWSPNTVTWTGNNRTHMVRVPGPGRFELRLPDGAVNPYLLQAIIIAAGLDGLEDRADPGPHHDIDMYAEGHLVKNAPRLPLNLLDALRAYDADEGLKAAIGTEFSAAYLKLKHQEWNAYCSHFTQWERDSTLDI, from the coding sequence ATGACACTGGACCTTGCTGCTTTTGCGAAAGACAAAGGCATCAAATATTTCATGATCAGCTATACCGACCTCTTCTCCGGCCAGCGCGCTAAGCTGGTGCCGGCGCAGGCGATTGGCGGAATGCAGGAAGAGGGCGCGGGTTTTGCCGGGTTTGCCACCTGGCTCGACATGACGCCCGCCCATCCCGACCTCTTTGCCGTTCCCGATGCCGCCTCCGTCATCCAGCTTCCCTGGAAGAAGGACGTCGCCTGGGTAGCTGCCGATTGCATGATGGATGGTACGCTCGTGGCGCAGGCGCCGCGCAATGTGCTGAAGAAGCTTGTCGGTAAAGCCGAAGCGGCGGGCAAGCGGGTCAAGACCGGCGTCGAGGCCGAATTCTTCCTGATCACCGCCGACGGCGAACAGATTTCCGATGGCCGCGACACGGCTGAAAAGCCGTGCTACGACCAGCAGGCCGTCATGCGCCGCTACGACGTCATTGCCGAGATCTGCGACTATATGCTGGAGCTCGGCTGGGGCGCCTACCAGAACGACCATGAAGATGCCAACGGCCAGTTCGAGATGAACTGGGAATTCGACGACGCATTGAAGACGGCCGACAAGCATTCCTTCTTCAAGTTCATGGTCAAGTCGATCGCCGAGAAGCATGGGCTTCGCGCTACCTTCATGCCAAAGCCCTTCAAGGGCCTGACCGGCAATGGCTGCCATTGCCATATCTCGGTCTGGGACAATGATGGCAAGGTCAACGTCTTCGCCGACAGGACAGCCGAATTCGGCCTGTCGGCGGAAGGCAGGCACTTCCTCGGCGGCATCATGAAGCACGCCTCGGCACTTGCCGCGATCACCAACCCGACCGTCAACTCCTACAAGCGCATCAATGCGCCGCGCACGACCTCGGGCGCCACATGGTCGCCGAACACGGTAACCTGGACCGGCAACAACCGCACCCACATGGTGCGCGTGCCAGGCCCCGGCCGCTTCGAGCTGCGCCTGCCTGATGGTGCGGTCAACCCCTACCTGCTGCAGGCGATCATCATCGCCGCCGGCCTCGACGGCCTTGAGGACAGGGCCGATCCTGGCCCGCACCACGACATCGACATGTATGCGGAGGGCCATCTCGTGAAGAATGCGCCGCGTCTGCCGCTGAACCTGCTCGATGCGCTGCGTGCCTATGACGCCGACGAGGG
- a CDS encoding FMN-binding glutamate synthase family protein — MSYHNPPTKPRLSATFDEYTMSEIRRAAATGIYDIRGGGAKRKLPHFDDLLFLGASISRYPLEGYREKCGTNVVLGSRYAKKPIELKIPITIAGMSFGSLSGPAKEALGRGATIAGTSTTTGDGGMTEEERGHSQTLVYQYLPSRYGMNPRDLRRCDAIEIVVGQGAKPGGGGMLLGQKISDRVAEMRTLPKGIDQRSASRHPDWTGPDDLEIKILELREITNWEKPIYVKVGGARPYYDTALAVKAGADVVVLDGMQGGTAATQEVFIEHVGMPTLACIRPAVQALQDLDMHRKVQLIVSGGIRNGADVAKALALGADAVSIGTAALIAIGENDPRWAAEYEALHTTAAAYDDWHEGKDPAGITTQDPELMKRVDPITAGRRLANYLKVMALEAQTIARACGKNHVHNLEPEDLCALTIEASAMAQVPLAGTSWIPGKGGY; from the coding sequence ATGAGCTATCACAACCCGCCCACAAAGCCTCGCCTTTCGGCAACCTTCGACGAATACACGATGTCGGAAATCCGCCGCGCCGCAGCAACCGGCATCTATGATATCCGCGGCGGCGGCGCCAAGCGCAAGCTGCCGCATTTCGACGACCTCCTGTTCCTCGGCGCCTCGATCTCGCGTTATCCGCTCGAAGGCTACCGCGAGAAATGTGGCACAAACGTCGTGCTCGGCTCGCGTTATGCCAAGAAGCCGATCGAACTCAAGATCCCGATCACGATTGCCGGCATGAGCTTCGGCTCGCTTTCCGGGCCTGCCAAGGAAGCGCTCGGCCGTGGTGCCACGATTGCCGGTACCTCGACGACAACAGGCGATGGCGGCATGACGGAGGAAGAGCGCGGGCATTCTCAGACGCTCGTCTATCAGTACCTGCCGTCGCGCTACGGCATGAACCCGCGGGATCTGCGCCGCTGCGACGCGATCGAGATCGTGGTTGGCCAGGGTGCCAAGCCCGGTGGCGGTGGCATGCTGCTCGGTCAGAAGATCTCCGACCGCGTCGCCGAGATGCGCACCCTGCCGAAGGGTATCGACCAGCGTTCGGCAAGCCGTCATCCCGACTGGACCGGTCCCGACGACCTCGAGATCAAGATCCTCGAACTGCGCGAGATCACCAACTGGGAAAAACCGATCTATGTGAAGGTCGGCGGTGCGCGCCCCTATTACGACACGGCCCTTGCCGTGAAGGCAGGTGCCGATGTCGTTGTGCTCGATGGCATGCAGGGCGGCACTGCGGCAACGCAGGAGGTCTTCATCGAGCATGTTGGCATGCCGACGCTCGCCTGCATCCGCCCGGCTGTGCAGGCGCTGCAGGACCTCGACATGCACCGCAAGGTGCAACTCATCGTTTCGGGCGGCATCAGGAATGGCGCTGACGTGGCGAAGGCGCTCGCGCTCGGTGCCGATGCCGTCTCCATCGGCACGGCCGCCCTCATCGCCATTGGTGAGAATGATCCGCGCTGGGCGGCCGAATATGAGGCGCTGCATACGACGGCGGCCGCCTATGACGACTGGCACGAAGGCAAGGATCCGGCCGGCATCACAACGCAGGATCCGGAACTGATGAAGCGCGTCGATCCGATTACCGCCGGTCGCCGCCTCGCCAATTACCTCAAGGTCATGGCGCTGGAGGCGCAGACGATCGCGCGCGCCTGCGGCAAGAATCATGTCCACAATCTGGAACCGGAAGACCTCTGCGCATTGACGATCGAGGCTTCTGCGATGGCGCAGGTACCGCTCGCGGGAACGAGCTGGATACCGGGCAAGGGAGGTTACTGA
- a CDS encoding GXGXG domain-containing protein, whose amino-acid sequence MPTFDLAVTPLRDLNQALHDVASGDNDLQFDVINPRGHHAVAAGVHAPVSIDIHGSVGYYCGGMNEEAVITVHGSAGPGVAENMMSGRITIKGDASQYAGATGCGGLLVIEGNASSRCGISMKGIDIVVRGNIGHMSAFMAQAGNLVVLGDAGDALGDSLYEARIFVRGKVESLGADCIEKEMRAEHIELLSALLKEAGITDVRPEEFSRYGSSRKLYNFNVDNADAY is encoded by the coding sequence ATGCCCACATTCGATCTTGCGGTGACCCCGCTTCGTGACCTCAACCAAGCCCTGCATGACGTGGCGTCAGGCGACAACGACCTGCAGTTCGATGTCATCAATCCGCGCGGCCACCATGCTGTCGCCGCCGGCGTGCATGCTCCCGTCAGCATCGATATCCACGGCAGCGTCGGCTATTACTGCGGTGGCATGAACGAGGAGGCCGTCATCACCGTGCACGGCTCGGCGGGTCCCGGTGTTGCCGAAAACATGATGTCCGGCCGCATCACCATCAAGGGTGACGCCAGCCAATATGCGGGAGCCACTGGCTGCGGCGGCCTGCTCGTCATCGAGGGCAATGCCTCTTCACGCTGCGGCATCTCGATGAAGGGCATCGACATCGTCGTGCGTGGCAATATCGGCCACATGTCCGCTTTCATGGCGCAGGCCGGCAACCTCGTCGTGCTCGGCGACGCCGGCGATGCGCTCGGAGACTCCCTTTACGAGGCCCGCATCTTCGTGCGCGGCAAGGTCGAGAGCCTTGGTGCCGACTGTATCGAGAAGGAAATGCGGGCAGAACATATCGAGCTTCTCTCGGCTCTGCTCAAAGAGGCCGGAATCACCGATGTGCGGCCGGAGGAGTTCAGCCGCTACGGTTCCTCCCGCAAGCTCTACAATTTCAACGTCGACAATGCCGACGCCTATTGA